In the Thermodesulfobacteriota bacterium genome, one interval contains:
- the atpD gene encoding F0F1 ATP synthase subunit beta: MESSGNNFGKVVQIMGPVVDVEFKDGELPPIYTAIKLTNPLLNDMKWNLVLEVAQQLGGKRVRCIAMDSTEGIKRGEDALNTGQDITIPVGKEALGRLMNVIGEPIDEAGPIETSERWPIHRPAPEFVEQSTKLDLFETGIKVIDLLAPFLKGGKIGLFGGAGVGKTVLLMELIHNVGKEYGGVSVFGGVGERTREGNDLWVEMKESGVIANTGMVFGQMNEPPGARARVGLTALTLAEYFRDELGQDVLLFIDNIFRFTQAGSEVSALLGRIPSAVGYQPTLATDLGELQERITSTIKGSITSVQAIYVPADDLTDPAPATTFAHLDGTIVLSRQLAELGIYPAVDPLDSTSRILDPRVVGQEHYNVARQVQEVLQRYKQLQEIIAILGMDELSEDDKLIVARARKIQRLLSQPFNVAEQFTGTPGKYVPINETIQAFKEVIYGNMDEVPEQAFYMVGNLEEVKGKAKELFSR; this comes from the coding sequence ATGGAATCAAGTGGGAATAATTTTGGAAAGGTCGTTCAAATCATGGGACCCGTCGTTGATGTTGAGTTTAAGGACGGGGAATTACCTCCAATCTACACTGCGATAAAACTCACAAACCCGCTACTGAATGACATGAAGTGGAATTTAGTTCTTGAGGTTGCTCAACAGCTTGGGGGAAAGCGAGTACGATGCATAGCGATGGATTCCACTGAAGGTATCAAAAGAGGTGAAGATGCACTAAATACAGGTCAAGACATTACAATCCCGGTGGGTAAAGAAGCGCTAGGAAGACTCATGAACGTTATCGGTGAGCCAATAGACGAGGCCGGCCCCATTGAAACAAGTGAGCGCTGGCCAATCCATCGACCTGCACCAGAGTTTGTCGAGCAAAGTACAAAACTCGACCTGTTTGAGACCGGAATCAAGGTAATCGACCTGCTAGCACCATTCCTCAAGGGGGGTAAGATTGGACTATTTGGTGGTGCTGGTGTCGGCAAGACAGTTCTGTTGATGGAATTGATTCACAATGTTGGAAAAGAATATGGAGGTGTCTCTGTCTTCGGAGGAGTCGGCGAAAGAACCCGTGAGGGAAACGATCTATGGGTAGAGATGAAGGAGTCTGGAGTAATTGCAAACACAGGTATGGTCTTCGGACAGATGAATGAACCCCCCGGAGCGAGAGCAAGGGTAGGGCTGACAGCTCTCACCCTGGCCGAATATTTCAGAGACGAGCTGGGACAGGATGTGCTTCTATTTATCGACAATATATTCAGATTTACACAGGCAGGTTCAGAGGTTTCGGCACTGCTCGGGAGAATTCCATCGGCTGTCGGGTACCAACCGACGTTGGCAACCGACCTCGGAGAGCTTCAAGAGAGAATTACATCAACGATAAAGGGCTCTATAACGTCGGTTCAGGCAATTTACGTACCTGCCGACGACCTCACTGACCCAGCCCCTGCAACTACATTCGCTCACCTCGACGGCACCATTGTACTTTCTCGTCAACTCGCAGAGCTTGGAATCTACCCCGCTGTGGATCCGCTAGATTCAACGTCACGAATACTTGATCCTCGGGTCGTCGGTCAGGAACATTACAACGTAGCCCGACAGGTACAGGAAGTATTACAGCGATACAAACAACTGCAGGAGATAATAGCGATTCTCGGTATGGATGAACTTTCCGAAGATGATAAACTAATAGTTGCACGAGCGAGAAAAATTCAGAGATTGCTCTCTCAGCCGTTCAATGTAGCTGAGCAATTCACCGGTACCCCTGGTAAGTACGTGCCAATAAATGAGACTATACAAGCATTCAAAGAAGTTATTTATGGAAATATGGATGAAGTACCCGAGCAGGCGTTCTATATGGTGGGCAATCTAGAAGAGGTAAAAGGAAAGGCCAAGGAGCTGTTTTCAAGATAA
- a CDS encoding DUF4258 domain-containing protein yields MKIQIDSHALQRAEERGTNKEEIKDVIRTGFAIPAKYGRIGKAKIYDFKKKRFDKYYNKKRVEVFYTIESDVIITVTVYVFYGDWELNNANTLR; encoded by the coding sequence ATGAAAATCCAAATTGATTCGCATGCTCTACAACGAGCTGAGGAACGAGGAACGAATAAAGAGGAAATTAAAGATGTAATCAGAACAGGATTTGCCATTCCCGCAAAGTATGGTCGCATTGGAAAAGCCAAAATTTATGATTTTAAGAAGAAACGTTTCGATAAATACTATAATAAAAAAAGGGTGGAGGTATTTTACACCATAGAAAGCGATGTTATCATAACTGTAACGGTCTATGTCTTCTACGGAGACTGGGAGTTAAACAATGCAAATACTTTACGATGA
- a CDS encoding inositol-3-phosphate synthase: MGSPDGKLGVLLPGMGGAVSTTFIAGIEAIKRGIGKPIGSLTQLGTIRLGKRTERNVPRIKDFIPLADLSNIAFGGWDIFNDNIYEAAIKAGVLRAELLDDLRAVLEDIDPMPAVFDKKFVKRLNGKNLKKGKTKMDLAEQLIEDISNFRKGNKLDRMVMVWCGSTETYIEASEVHQSIRSFEMGLKDNNPDIAPSMIYAYAAIKSGVPYANGAPNLSVDIPALIELAKVKKVPIAGKDFKTGQTLMKTILAPGLKNRMIGVRGWFSTNILGNRDGEVLDDPYSFKTKEVSKLGVLEYIFQPELYPDLYSDYYHKVRINYYPPRGDEKEAWDNIDIFGWLGYPMQIKVNFLCRDSILAAPIVLDLVLFMDLAQRANLYGIQEWLSFYFKSPMVGENLYPEHDLFIQVMKLKNTLRYLKGEELITHLGLDYYNLM, translated from the coding sequence ATTGGCTCTCCCGATGGGAAGCTCGGAGTTTTACTTCCCGGGATGGGTGGTGCTGTAAGTACTACCTTTATTGCGGGTATTGAAGCAATAAAAAGGGGAATTGGAAAACCAATAGGTTCACTCACTCAATTAGGAACCATAAGACTTGGTAAGAGGACTGAAAGGAACGTTCCACGCATCAAAGATTTTATCCCATTGGCAGATTTATCTAATATAGCATTTGGTGGATGGGATATATTCAACGATAACATATACGAAGCAGCAATTAAAGCGGGCGTCTTGAGGGCCGAGCTTCTTGATGACTTACGGGCTGTTCTCGAAGATATAGACCCTATGCCGGCAGTGTTTGATAAGAAGTTTGTTAAAAGACTCAACGGCAAGAACTTAAAGAAGGGGAAGACCAAGATGGATCTTGCCGAGCAACTTATAGAAGATATATCAAATTTCAGGAAGGGCAATAAGCTCGATCGTATGGTGATGGTATGGTGTGGTAGTACCGAAACATATATTGAGGCTTCTGAGGTTCATCAATCCATCCGGAGTTTTGAAATGGGGTTAAAGGATAATAATCCGGATATAGCACCGAGTATGATTTACGCATATGCGGCAATAAAAAGTGGCGTGCCATATGCAAATGGGGCGCCAAATCTTTCGGTAGACATACCGGCGCTGATAGAGCTTGCAAAAGTAAAGAAGGTTCCTATAGCCGGCAAGGACTTCAAGACAGGGCAAACTCTAATGAAGACGATTTTGGCACCAGGGCTCAAGAATAGAATGATAGGTGTTAGGGGTTGGTTTTCAACCAATATACTCGGAAATAGAGACGGTGAGGTTCTGGATGATCCCTACTCATTTAAGACTAAGGAGGTTAGCAAACTGGGTGTATTAGAGTACATTTTTCAACCGGAATTATACCCTGATCTATATTCAGACTACTACCATAAGGTAAGAATCAATTACTATCCACCCAGGGGCGATGAGAAAGAGGCTTGGGATAATATCGACATATTTGGGTGGCTCGGGTATCCAATGCAGATTAAAGTCAATTTTCTTTGTCGTGACAGTATTCTCGCTGCCCCTATAGTCCTTGATTTAGTGCTCTTTATGGATCTTGCTCAAAGAGCAAATTTATATGGCATTCAGGAATGGCTTTCTTTTTATTTCAAGAGTCCGATGGTCGGAGAAAATCTCTATCCCGAGCATGACCTGTTTATACAAGTCATGAAGTTGAAGAATACCCTCCGTTATCTCAAAGGTGAGGAGTTAATTACTCACCTTGGGCTCGATTATTATAACCTTATGTGA
- the rpsI gene encoding 30S ribosomal protein S9 has product MAEINYHGTGRRKTSVARVWLRAGDGKILVNNTPFDEYFPRDAWRSNVLEPLQLTQTLDKYDVSVDVKGGGLTGQAGAVRHGIARALLQLGDSFKKPLKSAGFLRRDPRMVERKKYGKRKARRGQQFSKR; this is encoded by the coding sequence ATGGCTGAAATTAACTATCATGGAACTGGGAGAAGGAAAACATCGGTAGCCAGGGTATGGCTACGTGCCGGTGATGGAAAAATTTTGGTTAACAACACGCCATTTGATGAATACTTTCCAAGAGATGCTTGGAGAAGTAACGTTTTGGAACCCTTGCAATTAACGCAAACACTTGACAAATATGATGTTTCGGTGGACGTGAAAGGGGGCGGACTCACTGGTCAGGCCGGTGCTGTGAGACACGGTATTGCCAGAGCTCTACTCCAGCTCGGTGATTCTTTCAAAAAGCCACTGAAGTCTGCGGGTTTTCTCCGAAGGGACCCGAGAATGGTCGAAAGAAAAAAATATGGTAAGCGAAAGGCACGGAGAGGACAGCAGTTCTCCAAAAGGTAG
- the atpA gene encoding F0F1 ATP synthase subunit alpha yields MEGLRIEDIGEILRNRLKGYEKRIETAEVGTIISVGDGIARAYGLDQAMAGELVEFQSGMMGLVLNLEEDNVGIAIFGADTEVREGQIVRRTGRVADVPVGEDMKGRVVSALGHPIDGKGEIKSEQNRQVELKAPGVVYRQSVREPLQTGLKAIDSMIPIGRGQRELILGDRQTGKTAIAVDTIINQKDEDVYCIYVAIGQKQSTVAQVVDKLKEYGAMEYTTVVAATASDPAPFQFIAPYTGCALGEHFRDNGKHALVIYDDLTKHAWAYRQLSLLLRRPPGREAYPGDVFYLHSRLLERAAKMRDENGGGSLTALPVIETQAGDVSAYIPTNVISITDGQIYLESDLFYSGVRPAINVGLSVSRVGGSAQIRAMKRVAGTLRLELAQYREVEAFSQFASDLDKITQAQLARGSRLVEALKQGQYEPLPVEKQILIIYAVTNGFVDDYPVEKVKDYEKELYVFMETKYKNILEAIKKTKEINDDLADKARKALQELRSQLGEFK; encoded by the coding sequence ATGGAAGGATTAAGGATAGAAGATATTGGAGAGATATTAAGAAACAGGTTGAAGGGGTATGAGAAAAGAATAGAAACCGCGGAAGTAGGAACTATAATCTCCGTAGGTGATGGTATAGCCCGAGCCTACGGGCTTGATCAAGCCATGGCCGGAGAACTGGTGGAATTTCAAAGCGGGATGATGGGTCTCGTTTTAAACCTCGAAGAAGACAATGTCGGTATAGCTATTTTTGGAGCGGATACCGAAGTTAGGGAAGGCCAAATTGTAAGGCGTACCGGGAGGGTAGCCGATGTTCCCGTAGGGGAAGATATGAAGGGTAGAGTAGTAAGTGCCCTCGGACATCCGATAGATGGAAAGGGAGAAATCAAATCAGAGCAGAATAGACAGGTAGAGTTAAAAGCCCCGGGCGTCGTCTATCGACAGTCTGTCCGCGAGCCATTGCAAACGGGTCTCAAAGCGATTGATTCAATGATCCCTATAGGTAGAGGCCAGAGGGAATTAATACTTGGAGACCGACAAACCGGGAAAACAGCCATTGCTGTAGATACCATAATTAACCAAAAGGACGAGGATGTTTATTGCATTTACGTCGCGATTGGACAAAAACAGTCAACCGTTGCCCAGGTTGTGGATAAATTAAAAGAGTACGGCGCTATGGAGTATACAACCGTAGTTGCGGCCACAGCAAGCGATCCAGCACCATTTCAGTTCATCGCGCCGTATACAGGCTGCGCCCTTGGAGAGCACTTCCGCGACAATGGAAAGCATGCGCTGGTAATTTACGACGATCTGACCAAACATGCATGGGCTTACCGCCAGCTCTCGCTTCTTCTTAGACGACCACCTGGTCGAGAGGCTTACCCGGGTGACGTTTTTTATCTTCATTCAAGGCTACTGGAACGAGCCGCAAAAATGAGAGATGAAAACGGAGGCGGTTCTCTCACCGCGCTTCCAGTGATCGAGACACAGGCGGGAGATGTTTCTGCCTACATTCCAACAAATGTAATATCGATTACCGACGGACAGATTTACCTTGAGAGTGATCTATTCTATTCAGGTGTTCGACCGGCTATCAACGTCGGACTCTCTGTCTCGCGTGTAGGGGGTTCAGCTCAAATTCGTGCAATGAAACGAGTTGCTGGAACCCTAAGATTAGAGCTCGCCCAGTATAGGGAGGTGGAAGCATTCTCTCAGTTTGCATCCGATCTTGACAAAATTACACAGGCTCAACTTGCACGGGGCAGCAGGCTTGTAGAGGCTTTAAAGCAAGGTCAGTATGAACCTTTACCAGTTGAAAAGCAGATACTTATTATTTATGCCGTAACTAACGGTTTTGTTGACGACTACCCCGTCGAAAAGGTTAAGGATTATGAAAAGGAGCTGTACGTATTCATGGAAACAAAATACAAGAACATCCTAGAAGCGATAAAGAAAACGAAGGAAATTAACGATGATCTCGCAGATAAGGCTAGAAAGGCACTACAGGAATTAAGAAGCCAACTGGGAGAATTTAAGTAA
- a CDS encoding type II toxin-antitoxin system HicA family toxin produces MKRRDLIRELLKEGCYLKRRGARHDIYINPKSGKKAPIPRHAEIKDSLCELMRRQLGLKQ; encoded by the coding sequence TTGAAACGCCGTGACCTCATAAGGGAATTGCTTAAAGAGGGTTGTTATCTAAAGCGTCGTGGTGCTAGGCATGATATTTATATTAACCCCAAAAGCGGCAAGAAGGCGCCAATACCTCGTCATGCTGAAATAAAAGATAGTCTTTGCGAACTTATGCGAAGGCAGCTTGGACTTAAGCAATAG
- a CDS encoding STAS/SEC14 domain-containing protein, translated as MIDIIPTNTDNVIGCKIDGKINAEDIERIANYIEDKFVKNKKLRIYVEVIKLEGISLEAIFKDLKLGIKHFNDFDKKAVVTEKEWMKKVAVITDKIFPNIEVRCFSFEDKEKALEWAKT; from the coding sequence ATGATAGATATAATTCCTACCAATACAGATAATGTCATCGGTTGTAAGATAGATGGCAAGATAAACGCTGAAGATATAGAAAGGATTGCAAACTATATCGAAGATAAGTTTGTAAAAAATAAAAAACTGAGAATCTATGTCGAAGTCATAAAGCTAGAAGGAATTTCTCTAGAAGCCATATTTAAAGACCTTAAATTGGGAATCAAACACTTCAACGATTTTGATAAGAAGGCGGTTGTTACAGAAAAGGAATGGATGAAAAAGGTTGCCGTTATTACGGATAAGATATTTCCGAATATTGAGGTAAGGTGCTTTTCCTTTGAAGATAAGGAAAAAGCCCTGGAGTGGGCGAAGACTTAA
- the atpH gene encoding ATP synthase F1 subunit delta has product MASVATLRDLVEALIDSAGGENKTKKVTNDMVSFYNVITAEETLKKILGSSAYETSERIAIINDLGEKAGFDKLITNFISLAIELGKFKSLLKSKQSIVGRLRKASGTSRAEITFGENPSESDLKKIIEGLEKLTGNVVEIEVKIDPSILGGIIVKVEDRVFDGSIKTQLERIREVLTLP; this is encoded by the coding sequence ATGGCATCAGTCGCGACATTAAGGGATCTCGTCGAAGCATTGATTGACTCAGCAGGGGGAGAGAACAAGACCAAAAAGGTGACAAATGATATGGTATCGTTTTATAATGTAATAACTGCTGAAGAGACGCTAAAAAAGATCCTAGGAAGTTCTGCTTATGAGACTTCGGAAAGAATTGCAATCATAAACGATCTCGGCGAAAAGGCCGGATTCGACAAACTCATCACGAATTTTATAAGTTTAGCTATCGAGTTAGGTAAATTCAAATCACTCTTGAAATCAAAACAGTCAATCGTAGGCAGACTCAGGAAGGCCTCCGGGACAAGCCGAGCTGAAATAACATTCGGGGAAAATCCATCAGAATCAGATTTAAAAAAAATCATAGAAGGTTTGGAGAAGCTAACCGGCAATGTGGTCGAAATAGAGGTCAAAATCGATCCCAGTATACTAGGTGGAATTATTGTAAAGGTTGAAGATAGGGTGTTTGATGGTAGCATTAAGACCCAACTAGAGAGAATACGAGAAGTCCTAACATTACCTTAA
- the atpG gene encoding ATP synthase F1 subunit gamma, translated as MPSLKQIRTKISSVKGTRRIMSAMKLISAVKLQRAQNLLLSYRPYSEAFQEIAMSLASRAEPDSHPLLRRPEGRKKLHLVFMTSDRGLCGSFNSNLIRKLDTYLVTDTKGYDRVTLSFLGRRGRDHFAKSGYAVIKSYIGIGEKNFLSISKEISTVLTKEFIRGESDEVILVFNYFRSAISQVITFNKLLPIVPEKIDSDSVPIDYLYEPKKKEVLDYFLPRYLEVSVERAMYESITSEHAARMTAMENATRNADEVVRKLTLLFNKTRQAQITKELMDIVNGTEALSKGGSE; from the coding sequence ATGCCTAGTTTAAAACAGATTAGAACAAAAATTAGTAGCGTAAAAGGAACACGAAGGATAATGAGTGCAATGAAGCTTATATCCGCCGTCAAGCTACAGAGGGCACAGAATCTACTACTCTCGTATCGTCCATACTCAGAGGCTTTCCAAGAAATTGCGATGAGTCTAGCTAGTAGAGCCGAACCTGACTCCCATCCATTATTGCGAAGGCCAGAAGGACGAAAAAAACTTCACCTTGTATTCATGACATCAGACAGGGGTCTTTGTGGAAGTTTTAACAGCAATTTAATCAGAAAACTCGACACCTATTTGGTAACAGACACAAAAGGTTACGATCGGGTGACCTTAAGTTTTCTTGGCAGGAGGGGTAGAGATCATTTTGCAAAGAGTGGATACGCTGTTATAAAGAGCTATATAGGAATTGGCGAGAAGAATTTTCTCTCAATTTCGAAAGAAATTTCTACTGTTTTGACCAAAGAGTTTATTAGGGGAGAAAGCGATGAGGTTATACTCGTATTTAACTACTTTAGGTCGGCCATTTCACAAGTCATCACCTTCAATAAACTCTTGCCCATCGTACCTGAAAAAATAGATTCAGATTCAGTGCCCATAGATTATTTATACGAACCAAAGAAAAAGGAAGTCCTAGATTATTTCCTCCCCAGGTACCTCGAGGTTAGTGTGGAAAGAGCTATGTATGAATCGATCACAAGTGAGCATGCCGCTCGAATGACAGCCATGGAAAACGCAACAAGGAATGCAGATGAAGTCGTGAGAAAGCTTACTCTTTTATTTAATAAAACCAGACAAGCTCAAATTACAAAAGAGCTTATGGATATCGTAAACGGTACCGAAGCATTAAGTAAAGGAGGGTCAGAATAG
- a CDS encoding NAD(P)-dependent oxidoreductase: MRVLPSKTKLGWIGTGVMGSSMCQHLIDKGYETFVYNRSKKKAKKLIESGATWVNSPGAVAQNSDVVFTMVGFPQDVSEVYFGNTGVIKGVKPGSILVDMTTTEPSLSKEIYKEAKLMKGTSIDAPVSGGDVGAMEGKLSIMVGGDKDAVEAIMPLFRLMGRNIVYQGAAGSGQHAKMCNQVMVSGLMIGMCETLLYGYKAGLDLETMLESVSRGAAACWMLDNLAPRILKRDFRPGFFVEHFIKDMGIALKEAERMNLSLPGLSLVHQLYIAAEAQGHGRKGTQALMLALERISNVRG; this comes from the coding sequence ATGAGAGTTCTACCGTCTAAAACGAAGCTTGGCTGGATAGGGACAGGCGTGATGGGGAGTTCGATGTGCCAGCATCTGATCGATAAAGGTTATGAGACGTTTGTTTACAATCGCTCTAAAAAAAAGGCAAAAAAATTGATTGAATCAGGCGCAACCTGGGTGAATTCACCGGGAGCCGTGGCCCAAAACTCCGATGTTGTTTTTACGATGGTAGGATTTCCTCAAGATGTTAGCGAAGTCTATTTCGGAAATACCGGAGTGATTAAGGGTGTAAAACCCGGAAGCATCCTGGTTGATATGACGACGACCGAACCCTCGCTTTCAAAAGAGATTTACAAGGAGGCTAAACTGATGAAAGGAACTTCTATCGATGCTCCTGTTTCTGGTGGTGATGTAGGGGCAATGGAAGGGAAACTCTCGATTATGGTTGGCGGAGACAAGGATGCTGTTGAGGCAATTATGCCTCTTTTTAGACTTATGGGCAGAAATATTGTCTATCAAGGTGCTGCCGGGTCAGGACAGCATGCAAAGATGTGTAATCAGGTAATGGTTTCGGGATTAATGATTGGTATGTGTGAGACGCTGCTTTACGGTTATAAAGCCGGGCTCGATCTTGAAACAATGCTTGAGTCTGTGAGCAGGGGCGCGGCTGCTTGCTGGATGCTGGATAATCTTGCCCCAAGAATTCTTAAGCGTGACTTTAGGCCTGGATTTTTCGTAGAGCATTTTATAAAGGACATGGGAATTGCTCTTAAGGAGGCCGAGCGAATGAATCTGAGTCTTCCAGGTTTATCTCTGGTTCATCAGCTTTATATTGCTGCTGAAGCACAAGGACACGGAAGAAAGGGGACACAGGCACTAATGCTTGCTTTGGAAAGAATTTCAAATGTCAGGGGTTGA
- the atpC gene encoding ATP synthase F1 subunit epsilon, producing the protein MADTLNLKVITPSKLVIDEEVDEVVAPGDLGEFGVLPGHVPFITTLMPGELTYKINGVGKSMIIDGGIAEVADDRVNVLTDSVLKSEEIDSEAARREAESILEELKDFGGSNKEFKEIERRLKLAEVKANINRP; encoded by the coding sequence TTGGCAGACACACTAAATCTCAAGGTGATCACCCCTTCAAAGCTGGTAATAGATGAAGAAGTGGATGAGGTTGTTGCCCCTGGTGATTTAGGGGAGTTCGGAGTACTCCCAGGACACGTTCCTTTTATAACCACGCTGATGCCAGGTGAACTTACCTACAAAATTAATGGAGTGGGAAAATCTATGATCATTGACGGTGGAATAGCAGAGGTAGCAGACGATAGGGTCAATGTGTTAACAGATAGTGTCTTAAAATCCGAAGAGATCGATTCTGAGGCGGCTAGAAGAGAAGCCGAATCCATTTTAGAGGAACTCAAAGACTTTGGTGGTAGCAATAAGGAATTTAAGGAGATAGAAAGAAGGCTAAAGTTAGCAGAGGTAAAGGCAAACATCAATAGACCTTAA
- a CDS encoding DsbA family protein — MKITVFYDYVCPFSFIGSKRIQQIGAEYGIEVEWKGFEIHPEYPPQGKKRKRTFRAIRTAESLQSVMEEEEIKFKLPGFITNSRLCLEAAEFSKTKGKFIEFHNRCYESYFLERKNIGDKDTVLEIGNKVGIDTDELEINLKNGEMAEILGSYRRDARKMDVLGVPTVVFNDFRVHGVQSVETYRSIMAKFSS; from the coding sequence ATGAAGATTACGGTTTTCTACGATTATGTCTGTCCCTTCTCATTTATTGGTTCCAAGCGGATTCAACAAATTGGAGCGGAATACGGCATAGAGGTAGAATGGAAAGGTTTTGAAATCCATCCGGAGTATCCTCCTCAGGGGAAAAAACGAAAAAGGACTTTTAGAGCTATACGAACGGCAGAATCCTTACAGAGCGTGATGGAGGAGGAAGAGATAAAATTTAAACTTCCAGGGTTTATAACTAACTCCAGGCTTTGTCTTGAGGCAGCAGAGTTTTCAAAGACTAAGGGTAAGTTTATCGAGTTTCACAACCGATGTTATGAGTCTTATTTCCTGGAAAGAAAAAATATAGGAGACAAAGATACCGTCCTCGAAATAGGCAATAAGGTTGGAATTGACACGGATGAATTGGAGATTAATCTGAAAAATGGAGAAATGGCAGAAATCCTTGGGTCTTATAGAAGAGATGCTCGGAAGATGGACGTGCTGGGTGTACCCACAGTAGTCTTCAATGACTTTCGGGTTCATGGCGTCCAGAGCGTTGAAACGTACAGGTCTATTATGGCTAAGTTTTCAAGTTAG
- a CDS encoding DUF2283 domain-containing protein, translating into MQILYDEKKDLLYFRLDDRKQDLINQRVADNIVVDIGKNNRIVGIEILDASKHLNLKTLLPVKYKISSKA; encoded by the coding sequence ATGCAAATACTTTACGATGAAAAAAAAGACTTACTTTACTTTCGTCTCGATGACCGCAAGCAGGATTTAATCAATCAGCGAGTTGCTGATAACATCGTTGTGGACATTGGGAAAAATAATAGAATTGTAGGCATTGAAATTCTTGATGCATCAAAGCATCTTAATCTAAAAACTTTATTACCTGTGAAATATAAAATTTCCTCAAAAGCTTAA
- the rplM gene encoding 50S ribosomal protein L13: protein MKTYMARDVDIKKKWHIVDAEGKTVGRLATKVAMTLMGKDKPQFTPHADSGDFVIVVNAEKVNFTGKKWNQKTYYRHTGYPGGLKSITAENLLKVKPEEIIRKAVWGMLPKNKWQDRLIKRLKIYTGNDHPHKAQEPELLEV from the coding sequence ATGAAGACATATATGGCAAGAGACGTGGATATTAAAAAGAAATGGCATATTGTCGATGCTGAGGGAAAGACTGTCGGCAGGCTCGCAACAAAGGTGGCTATGACCTTAATGGGAAAGGATAAGCCTCAGTTTACTCCCCATGCGGATAGTGGAGATTTCGTAATTGTGGTAAATGCTGAAAAGGTCAATTTCACAGGAAAAAAATGGAATCAAAAAACATATTACAGGCACACCGGTTATCCAGGTGGTCTTAAATCAATCACAGCAGAAAATTTACTGAAAGTGAAGCCTGAGGAAATAATAAGAAAGGCTGTATGGGGTATGCTTCCTAAGAATAAGTGGCAGGACAGGTTAATAAAGAGGTTGAAAATTTATACGGGAAATGATCACCCACATAAGGCTCAGGAGCCTGAATTGTTGGAGGTATGA
- a CDS encoding ATP synthase F0 subunit B, whose protein sequence is MPIDSLNLIITVATDGGHLFNWRDVAYQAVNLTILLLVLVYYLKQPVKNFLIERRGIIGNEIDDAQKVIAEAKKVHAEYEEKLKHLDAEIKSLKESIQEQGEIERKEILKQAEITSEKIRAEARESIELESARARRAIQSEAITLALDIAEELIKQHISSSDKDKIIENFVKRMDEERWHQSRH, encoded by the coding sequence ATGCCCATTGATTCACTTAATTTAATAATTACGGTTGCGACTGATGGAGGACACTTATTTAATTGGAGGGACGTGGCTTATCAAGCAGTCAACCTAACCATTTTACTTTTAGTCCTTGTTTATTACCTTAAACAACCCGTTAAGAATTTCCTGATTGAAAGAAGAGGCATCATAGGAAATGAAATCGACGATGCGCAAAAGGTGATTGCTGAGGCAAAAAAGGTTCATGCGGAATACGAAGAAAAATTAAAACATTTGGATGCCGAAATTAAATCATTAAAAGAATCGATTCAAGAACAAGGCGAAATTGAGAGGAAAGAAATATTAAAGCAGGCGGAGATAACATCTGAGAAGATCAGAGCAGAAGCCAGAGAGTCTATAGAGCTCGAATCTGCCAGAGCACGACGTGCAATCCAATCCGAAGCAATTACATTGGCCCTTGATATTGCCGAAGAATTGATAAAACAACACATAAGCTCTTCAGACAAGGATAAAATCATCGAAAATTTTGTAAAGAGGATGGACGAAGAAAGATGGCATCAGTCGCGACATTAA
- a CDS encoding type II toxin-antitoxin system HicB family antitoxin has translation MIRHFTLEYWVDDGWYVGKLREVPGVFSQGETIEELEENIRDAYHMIMAEEEQLLRSDIQTKELDMDV, from the coding sequence ATGATTAGACATTTTACACTTGAATATTGGGTTGACGATGGTTGGTATGTAGGCAAACTCAGGGAAGTTCCTGGTGTGTTTAGTCAGGGAGAAACGATCGAAGAGCTAGAAGAAAATATTAGAGATGCATACCATATGATTATGGCCGAAGAAGAACAATTACTACGATCTGATATCCAAACAAAAGAACTGGACATGGACGTTTGA